GTAGGTTGCCTGTTGCGTGGTAGTGTTTAATTTCTCTAAAAATCCAAGGGTAACCAATACTGGCACGGCCAATCATAATACCATCTACGCCATATTTATTTTTATAGGCAACTGCCTTAGCAGGACTATCAATGTCCCCATTCCCAAAAATGGGAATATGAATACTAGGATCTGCCTTTACCGCTGCAATATAGCTCCAGTCTGCTGATCCTTTGTACATTTGTTGTCGGGTTCTGCCATGAATGGTGACAGCCTGTACACCAACATCTTGAAGGCGTTGCACGACTTCAAGAATTTTAATCGATTGGTGGTCCCATCCTAAGCGCGTTTTGACCGTAACTGGGACGGAGACTTGTTTGACAATTTCTGCCGCCATGGCCTGCATTTTAGGAAGATCTAAGAGAATACCAGCACCCGCTCCTTTACAAGCCACCTGTTTAACCGGACAACCATAATTGATGTCCAATAAAGTAGGTTGGGCCCTTTCTACAATAGCAGCCGCTTCTCGCATTACTTCTATTACATCCCCAAAGATTTGTATCCCAATAGGGCGTTCTGCTTCATATATTTCCAATTTTTTTACACTTTTGGTTGCATCTCTAATCAATCCTTCGGAGGAAATAAACTCCGTATACATCAGATCTGCACCATGTGCTTTGCATATGGCTCGAAAGGGAGGATCACTCACCTCTTCCATAGGTGCCAATAAAAGGGGAAAATCACCTAATAGACAATCTCCAATTTGTAACATAAATAGAATTCCTTTAAATTTCTCGATCGTCTGCTACAAATCTACGCTTAAAGTTGGCATTTCCCATCTGTGCAAAGAGGGCTTGCGCATAGCTAATGGATAAAATAATACAAAGTGGACCAAAATAAAGATTTCTTACGGCTATTTTTTGGGTATATACAGAATATATGCGTAATTTAGCTATGTTGGCAGCTGAACTATTGTGGCTTAGATGGAAAAGTATAATAGTGCCATTTAAATAGTGGGTTACTACCCTATTTAATATAGAATGGTTATAGTAGTAATTTACTATAATTAAATTTAGATTTCTAGCCTAATTGATATATTTTTTTGTACGTTGTGTTGGTATAGCAACTAGTTCCTCATAGGAAAGGATAGATGTTAGGGCCTGTAGCTCAGCTGGTTAGAGCGCTACACTGATAATGTAGAGGTCCGCGGTTCAAGTCCGCGCAGGCCCACGCCCATGCAGACAAAAATAATCTTATCAAAAGGCTATATAAGCTTCCCCTGTTGGTTTTGTGGTTCTTTATATAATCCATGTTATTTTTTTAAATCAAAATGAGACTAAAGCATTTTATTAAGCAAGTGGTTACGGTTGCTGTGGGGTTTCTGATCTCTTTGCTAGCCTTATCTGGCATAGTTGTGTTTGGACTGTTAAAGTTAACGTCTAAGGACTCGAGTCAAGTAGAAAATAATTCAGTGCTGGCCCTCAATATGCACGGGCGTATGATTGAGTGGATGCCTGTATCATTGTTTGGTTCTAATGGAGAAATTATAGATTTTAAAGTAGTGCAAAATGCTATCCACCAGGCAACAAAAGATAGTCGTATTGCTGCCATTTACTTGAATGTATCCTATCTGAATGCAGGATTAGCTGCTTTAGAGGAAGTTAGAGAGGCATTATTGAATTTTAAAAAGCAAGGTAAAACCATCATCGCCTATGCAGATTTTTATACCCAGCAGTCCTATTATTTGGCTTCTGTAGCAAATGAGATCCTACTCAGCCCCAGTGGTTTCTTAGCATTCAAAGGCTTTTCTGTAACTGTTGATTTCTATACAAGGCTTTGTGCGCATCTCTCTGTAAAGCCAGTTATCTTTCGTATTGGGGACTATAAGAGCGCAGTGGAACCTTTCTGTTTGACTAAGATGAGTGAGGAAAGTAGAAAGGATACGCAAGCATATCTTCAGCCTCAATATGAACACTTTTTAACTCAAATAGGCCGTTCTAGAAGCATAGCAGTTGCAGCGCTTAAAGAACATGCTAATCATCTTTCAGCTGTTTTACCTAATGATGCCCTTCGTGCTGGCTTAATTACTAAAGTGGGCTACGAAACAGACGCTAAAAAGTTGCTCAAAGCAAAGCTACAGTCTCCCCCTTTGGTCAACTATAAAGCGTATGGTGCATTAAAAACTCCATCTGATTCGGTCGACAAGATTGCCGTTCTAATGGCTGAAGGGGTAATTGTGGATGGATCAAGTGGTGCTGGTTATATTGGTGCGCATGATGTTGTTAAAGCGCTAAAGGTTATTCGGGAAGATAGTAGGATCAAGGCTTTAGTCTTGCGTATTAATTCACCAGGGGGTGGTGTAATGGCTTCAGATATCATCTGGAAAGCAATAGAAGAAGTGAAAGCCGTTAAGCCCGTTGTAGCTTCTATGTCTTGCGTGGCTGCTTCTGGTGGCTATGCTATTGCAGCGCCTTGTCACTATATTTTTGCACAACCCACTACGATTACAGGTTCGATTGGCATTTTCGGTATATTTCCTGATTCAACTGCATTGATGCATAAGATAGGTATTGACCGTGATGTAGTCAAGACAGCGCCTTCTGCAGACTGTTTTACACCTAGGTTAAGCTTTTCTGAGCTAGAGTCTAAACTCATGTATAAAATTTTACAGTTCAATTATGATGAGTTTTTGAGTAAGGTAGCCGATGGGCGTAGGCTTAGTGTAGCATGTGTAGAAAAATTAGCGGGTGGTAGGGTATACACGGGTTCAGTAGCTCAAAGCAATGGGCTTGTGGATGAATTAGGTGGATTAGATGCCGCTATTGCTAAAGCTGCATCTTTAGCAAAATTACCACAAGGGTATGGTATTTGTTATTTTCCTCGCTCTAAAACAAAATTGGAGCAGTTGCTAAATTATACTACGCATACGATTAAAATGGAGGTATGTGATGCCTTAGTACAAGGATACCCTATCTTGAATCATTATAGAATCCTATCTAAATCACATGGCGTACAAGCCATATTTCCTTATACAATTGATATGGATTAAAATCACCCGATCTATATAGGTGAATGTTAGACCTTGGCCTGGACAGAATAGCTGTTTAGGCTAGCCTCACAACTATTTTTAATTGCTTGTATGCTACCTACAGGGCAGTTTACTATTCCAAAGCATGAACCAATAAATAGTGAAAAAAGAGTATAAAGACTTGTTATACAAGCTATTACTTACTAAAGTTGGGACGTAGTACATTAGATCAATTCTTGATAGTAGTCAATAGTTGATTGCATCAAATCAAGTCAGATGCGTTCCTATCTCAGGATCATACTTTGAATGGTTTTATACCTTGCGTCTTACCCTTTGTTACAAATATGCACGTCACTAGGCCAGATAAAATCCTTTTGAGGGTTTTTATTATCTTCTTTCTAAGCATAACCAGGTAAACAGCTGTAAGCTTGTAAGTGGGCATAGCCGGACAGCCGTTTTTGATTGTTTTTCTTACTTTTTTACTCCTTTCTAACCTCGCTATTGATGCATAAAACTACTCAATAGCCCCTTCTTTTTATATTGTTTGTTTTGAAAATTTTTCATATTCTTAAAACATCCAGGCTAAACAACCCATTAGTGATCAGGTCTCTGGTAAAAGTACTTTTATCTTAAGTGTTATCTAGAGCCTTTATACCAGGTGTTTTACAGAGCGTAGTATATCCAAGGTTAATAAGTCGTTATGCTTCTTGTTTTCTCTCTATTTTTGAAATGCTTTATATATAGTTGTAGTAGTCTAGTTGGGTCTAGTATGATGACGGATGGAGGTTATGATAATCCTAGAGCTATTGCCTCTGTTTTACAAAATGGAAAAATCAATACTACCTCAGTTGGTAAGCATGATATACTATCATGGGATGATATTAAAGATTTATTAAGTCGAATGGATCCATTACACGAAATCCAACGTCTTTTAAATAATTATGGTGTGTTGGGTATTGAAGATCTAAAAAAAATTTTGAGTATAGAAAATGAATACGGAGAGAATATATTACATGATGCATCCAACAATAATCAACCAGATATACTGAATATATTCAGAGAACCACTGTACGATAACCATTGTCCTGACATTTTACAGGCAGAAGATAAAAATGGTCATACTCCACTTATTATTTCGGCTTACAGGGGTTATCTGCTTTGTGTTAAAGCACTTGTATGTAGTGGGCGGCTAGAACAAACTCAATTAGAAGTTGCTTGTCAGTTTGCAGACGCTTTTGGGCATAAAGATGTGGTTGAATTCTTAAGGACTATAGCCAAGAATCATTTCGTATGTATGGATAATAAATGCATTAAATCTTACGCTTCTGCAGATGCTTTAGAACTCCATGAACAAGTACACACAGGTACAAAATGTTATAGTGCAGATAGGCCATTCATCTGTACCTTTCAGCAATGTGAAAAAACATTCAAAACGAAGGCAAATTTAACCCAACACAATAAATGCCACAGCGAAGATAAACCATTCATCTGTACCTTTCAGCAATGTGAAAAAACATTCAAAACGAAGGTAAATTTAACCCAACACAATAAATGCCACAGCGAAGATAAACCATTCATCTGTACCTTTCAAGAATGCGGAAAAACATTCAAAAGGAAATATGAAGTAGACCGACATCTAAAACAGCATAGCGAGGATGAGCCGTTCATCTGTACCTTTCAGCAATGTGAAAAAAAATTCAAAACGAAGGATAACTTAACCCAACACAATAAGTGCCATACCAAAGATAGGCCGTTCATCTGTACCTTTCAGCAATGTAAAAAAACATTCAAAACGCAGAAGGACTTAACCCAACACAATAAGCGCCACAACGAAGATAAACCATTCATCTGTACCTTTCAGCAATGTAAAAAAACATTCAAAACGAAGGAAGATTTAACCCAACACAATAAGCGCCATACCGAATATAAGCCGTTCACCTGTACTTTTCAGCAATGTGGAAAAAAATTCAAAACGAAAGATGAAGTAAACCAACATAATAAATGCCACATCAAATATAAACCATTCATCTGTACCTTTCAGCAATGTAAAAAAACATTCAAAACGCAGAAGGGCTTAAACCAACACAATAAACGCCACAGTATAGATAGACCGGTCACCTGTATCGTTCAAGGTAAAGGGTAGCTTACACAATGATCGTAGCATATATACAAAAGAAAATCAGCCTATTTTACAATAATATATGAATGGAGGAGGGTGAGGGATTCGAACCCTCGGTACCGTTAAAAGTACCACGGTTTTCAAGACCGTTGCATTAAACCACTCTGCCAACCCTCCCAAAAATAAAGTATCTGTTCACGTTACTGGTTAATAATGATTTTTATCCCACTTATTTCTTGATAAAAAAGTGGTCAAAAAAATCAAGCCCTCGGTAAAAAGTCGCAGAAAGTGGCATTTTACCGAGGGCGTTTTTTTAACGAAAAAAACCAGTGACTTGAACAGATACCTAATAAAAACCACGCACTGAGACCATATCGCAATATTACGAAAAAAATACACCCTATAAAAGGGCATTTACCTTACCCAGGCTAGGTGTATCATACAATATTATTCTATACTTGTTCCATTTAAATCTGTCATATCCTCTGTATCTTTCACATTTTTTAGTGGTGTGAGTCCTCCAGAAAAATTAAACTTCATCACTTCAGAGCCAGGTATATCCAAAGGTGTGAGCAATTCTGGAGGAACGATAACAAGGATACCAGCTAAGTCATATGCATTAGGCAGATAAACGGCTATATGATTAGGCATAGCAAGCACCTCTAAAGATTCTTTTGTAATAAACCCTATTCTATAAACCTGAGTGGTTTTATTGGTTAGAACAATAACAGGCTTATTAAACTTTCCTTTGCTGTTTACAAAAGCTGAAGTAAAATCCTTTAAGTAAGAATAAAGTGCACGAATAAATGGAACTTTTTTGATGAGCCCTTCTGTGAATCCAAATATCGATTTAACCAGTAAGGTAGTACCTATGTACCCCAATAGTGTTATGGAGGCTACGACAATAAACATGCCAAGGCCTGGGATACTAAGGCTAACAAATCCATCTACCTTCAGCAATACCACTGAAATTAAATATAGAGTTCCCCCTAATGGAATAATCAATAGTAACCCTCTAAAAAAATAAAGTATCAACCGATTAATAAGTGGCTGTTCCGTGTTCATCGTTTCAACATTATAAATGTAAAGCAGCCTAATCCTAGAGTATATAAGCCCAATTTTAAGAAAAAATATGATTCTAAACAATAGACGTTCGGCCCTATCTTTTAGCAATAGATGTTAAAGTAAAAGATTTATAATTATATATATACAATTGATAATGAGCATCTGTACATATAGAACCAAATTTTATTTGGCCTTATATGCGATTATGCGGATCGAAAATGAGAGAAAGTCATGTTTTATTTTTAAAGTTTTTATTTAATATTTATGTATTTTATTCTGGTTATCTTATAAATTAATTTTTAATGTAAATAATATTTGGTCTTATTACGGCTAGTTTATATGTATTCAGGTCATGTCACCCACTGGAGCGCATACCCAATGGTGCCAAATTAAGGGAAATTGTATCTGTCGTACGTTCAAGTCACTATTTTTTGTACTAAAAGAATAACGCCCCTGTAAAAAGTCGCGGTATAGCAAGTGGCATCATGCAAATGATTTGGAAAAGTAGTTTCCTTTTAAAATCATAAACGTTGATTTTATTTATATTTTTATTTGATTTTCAATATAAAAAATTATTTAGCCTAGACTAAATAATTTTTTATACCAGGCTAAAAATAGAGGTTTTTATCACAAAGACAGGCTGTAGCCCTATTTTTGCTTATTGATATTTAGACATATCTAAATATTTATTTAAATTTGGCTAAAATTAAATTTTTATGAAACATACACATGCAGAAGAGAATTATTTAAAAGCCATTTATATGCTTTCGGAAAGGCAAGAGACGTTGGTTGCCACTACGGCTATGGCCGAGTTTTTACATACCAGTGCTGCATCCATTACCGATATGATGCAAAAACTACATAATAAGGGGTTGGTGATCTACCGTAAATATCAAGGTGTAATGTTGACAGAAGTAGGGAAGCAATCTGCTATAAAGATTTTGCGCAAACATTTGCTTTGGGAGGTTTTCTTAGTAGATAAATTAAAATTTGGGTGGAGTGAAATAGATGAGATAGCAGAGCAGTTAGAGCATATTGACTCCGATATCTTGATTGATCGA
The nucleotide sequence above comes from Cardinium endosymbiont of Sogatella furcifera. Encoded proteins:
- the dusB gene encoding tRNA dihydrouridine synthase DusB; this translates as MLQIGDCLLGDFPLLLAPMEEVSDPPFRAICKAHGADLMYTEFISSEGLIRDATKSVKKLEIYEAERPIGIQIFGDVIEVMREAAAIVERAQPTLLDINYGCPVKQVACKGAGAGILLDLPKMQAMAAEIVKQVSVPVTVKTRLGWDHQSIKILEVVQRLQDVGVQAVTIHGRTRQQMYKGSADWSYIAAVKADPSIHIPIFGNGDIDSPAKAVAYKNKYGVDGIMIGRASIGYPWIFREIKHYHATGNLLPPPTLTERIQTVKKHLVHAIQWKGERTGILEMRRHYTNYFRGVAGIKAYRSSLVTATTYTALCDLLDAIMQNVPD
- the sppA gene encoding signal peptide peptidase SppA, with the protein product MRLKHFIKQVVTVAVGFLISLLALSGIVVFGLLKLTSKDSSQVENNSVLALNMHGRMIEWMPVSLFGSNGEIIDFKVVQNAIHQATKDSRIAAIYLNVSYLNAGLAALEEVREALLNFKKQGKTIIAYADFYTQQSYYLASVANEILLSPSGFLAFKGFSVTVDFYTRLCAHLSVKPVIFRIGDYKSAVEPFCLTKMSEESRKDTQAYLQPQYEHFLTQIGRSRSIAVAALKEHANHLSAVLPNDALRAGLITKVGYETDAKKLLKAKLQSPPLVNYKAYGALKTPSDSVDKIAVLMAEGVIVDGSSGAGYIGAHDVVKALKVIREDSRIKALVLRINSPGGGVMASDIIWKAIEEVKAVKPVVASMSCVAASGGYAIAAPCHYIFAQPTTITGSIGIFGIFPDSTALMHKIGIDRDVVKTAPSADCFTPRLSFSELESKLMYKILQFNYDEFLSKVADGRRLSVACVEKLAGGRVYTGSVAQSNGLVDELGGLDAAIAKAASLAKLPQGYGICYFPRSKTKLEQLLNYTTHTIKMEVCDALVQGYPILNHYRILSKSHGVQAIFPYTIDMD
- a CDS encoding C2H2-type zinc finger protein; amino-acid sequence: MMTDGGYDNPRAIASVLQNGKINTTSVGKHDILSWDDIKDLLSRMDPLHEIQRLLNNYGVLGIEDLKKILSIENEYGENILHDASNNNQPDILNIFREPLYDNHCPDILQAEDKNGHTPLIISAYRGYLLCVKALVCSGRLEQTQLEVACQFADAFGHKDVVEFLRTIAKNHFVCMDNKCIKSYASADALELHEQVHTGTKCYSADRPFICTFQQCEKTFKTKANLTQHNKCHSEDKPFICTFQQCEKTFKTKVNLTQHNKCHSEDKPFICTFQECGKTFKRKYEVDRHLKQHSEDEPFICTFQQCEKKFKTKDNLTQHNKCHTKDRPFICTFQQCKKTFKTQKDLTQHNKRHNEDKPFICTFQQCKKTFKTKEDLTQHNKRHTEYKPFTCTFQQCGKKFKTKDEVNQHNKCHIKYKPFICTFQQCKKTFKTQKGLNQHNKRHSIDRPVTCIVQGKG
- a CDS encoding DUF502 domain-containing protein; this encodes MNTEQPLINRLILYFFRGLLLIIPLGGTLYLISVVLLKVDGFVSLSIPGLGMFIVVASITLLGYIGTTLLVKSIFGFTEGLIKKVPFIRALYSYLKDFTSAFVNSKGKFNKPVIVLTNKTTQVYRIGFITKESLEVLAMPNHIAVYLPNAYDLAGILVIVPPELLTPLDIPGSEVMKFNFSGGLTPLKNVKDTEDMTDLNGTSIE
- a CDS encoding metal-dependent transcriptional regulator; this encodes MKHTHAEENYLKAIYMLSERQETLVATTAMAEFLHTSAASITDMMQKLHNKGLVIYRKYQGVMLTEVGKQSAIKILRKHLLWEVFLVDKLKFGWSEIDEIAEQLEHIDSDILIDRLDHFLGNPYCNPHGIVIPNAHGSIVAKPRLLMTDLDEGASGIISAIKDDSASFLQYLGKRNIYLGAKITVVEKIQFDESMDVTIDHQYKINISRKITDHILITL